DNA sequence from the Penaeus monodon isolate SGIC_2016 chromosome 28, NSTDA_Pmon_1, whole genome shotgun sequence genome:
ggaaacgTGTGGGATGTCTNNNNNNNNNNNNNNNNNNNNNNNNNNNNNNNNNNNNNNNNNNNNNNNNNNNNNNNNNNNNNNNNNNNNNNNNNNNNNNNNNNNNNNNNNNNNNNNNNNNNNNNNNNNNNNNNNNNNNNNNNNNNNNNNNNNNNNNNNNNNNNNNNNNNNNNNNNNNNNNNNNNNNNNNNNNNNNNNNNNNNNNNNNNNNNNNNNNNNNNNNNNNNNNNNNNNNNNNNNNNNNNNNNNNNNNNNNNNNNNNNNNNNNNNNNNNNNNNNNNNNNNNNNNNNNNNNNNNNNNNNNNNNNNNNNNNNNNNNNNNNNNNNNNNNNNNNNNNNNNNNNNNNNNNNNNNNNNNNNNNNNNNNNNNNNNNNNNNNNNNNNNNNNNNNNNNNNNNNNNTgagtttttattatcactattactattggaTTTTCTGCCTTTTTTGTGCATGACAAAGACATTTTCCAGGCCACGTGTAGGATGCCTAAGGAACAGAAGAGGGGGAcacagaggagggaagaggaagagggaggagtaagggagagagaagagggagggagatggagagggcaaagggagatggggaggatgagggagagggaagggagagagggaagggagagcgaaaggaggaggaaaaggagaaaaaaaaaagaaaaccaacaagAAATTCAAGAAGacgacgaacaacaacaacaacaagacaaataataataataaaaataaataaataaataaagaagaggaagaggcacacCAATAAAACCCGAAAGGTCGATCTGCGCAGGAAAATAAACATCCCGACCAAGATCAGAGGACAAAGAGCGACTTCATTTGCATAAGTTCGTCGCAGGCTTGGCCATCACGGGCTCCTTGGGGGAGGNNNNNNNNNNNNNNNNNNNNNNNNNNNNNNNNNNNNNNNNNNNNNNNNNNNNNNNNNNNNNNNNNNNNNNNNNNNNNNNNNNNNNNNNNNNNNNNNNNNNNNNNNNNNNNNNNNNNNNNNNNNNNNNNNNNNNNNNNNNNNNNNNNNNNNNNNNNNNNNNNNNNNNNNNNNNNNNNNNNNNNNNNNNNNNNNNNNNNNNNNNNNNNNNNNNNNNNNNNNNNNNNNNNNNNNNNNNNNNNNNNNNNNNNNNNNNNNNNNNNNNNNNNNNNNNNNNNNNNNNNNNNNNNNNNNNNNNNNNNNNNNNNNNNNNNNNNNNNNNNNNNNNNNNNNNNNNNNNNNNNNNNNNNNNNNNNNNNNNNNNNNNNNNNNNNNNNNNNNNNNNNNNNNNNNNNNNNNNNNNNNNNNNNNNNNNNNNNNNNNNNNNNNNNNNNNNNNNNNNNNNNNNNNNNNNNNNNNNNNNNNNNNNNNNNNNNNNNNNACGCTGCACTAATCCTGTAATTGCAACGAATATAATCCTATTGTAAGTATAATAACCTTTAATTTGCAAAGATGACAAGAATGACAAAGGGGAAAGAATAGATGATTATTTGAAGTGTATGAAGAACAATagtggaaaaaaataacatttcagAGNNNNNNNNNNNNNNNNNNNNNNNNNNNNNNNNNNNNNNNCCGATGACGGCAATGACAACgaataaatcaaagtaaaaaaaagataaataaataaatatataaataaaaaaaacaacgaaaatcaatcaataaataaaataaactataagaaatacaaaaaatacatttcatgaTAAAAGAACATGTAGAGCNNNNNNNNNNNNNNNNNNNNNNNNNNNNNNNNNNNNNNNNNNNNNNNNNNNNNNNNNNNNNNNNNNNNNNNNNNNNNNNNNNNNNNNNNNNNNNNNNNNNNNNNNNNNNNNNNNNNNNNNNNNNNNNNNNNNNNNNNNNNNNNNNNNNNNNNNNNNNNNNNNNNNNNNNNNNNNNNNNNNNNNNNNNNNNNNNNNNNNNNNNNNNNNNNNNNNNNNNNNNNNNNNNNNNNNNNNNNNNNNNNNNNNNNNNNNNNNNNNNNNNNNNNNNNNNNNNNNNNNNNNNNNNNNNNNNNNNNNNNNNNNNNNNNNNNNNNNNNNNNNNNNNNNNNNNNNNNNNNNNNNNNNNNNNNNNNNNNNNNNNNNNNNNNNNNNNNNNNNNNNNNNNNNNNNNNNNNNNNNNNNNNNNNNNNNNNNNNNNNNNNNNNNNATCCCCCAGCGACCGCCAGCCTCCGATACCAGTGACACAACAAGTGCAAGAAAGTGTGCAACAGCAATGCAAAATATCACTTGCAAGAGCTCGGATCCCTGGCTCCTTCCGCGTCGAGAAATCGCCGGCCAATTCGTGGTCTGTNNNNNNNNNNNNNNNNNNNNNNNNNNNNNNNNNNNNNNNNNNNNNNNNNNNNNNNNNNNNNNNNNNNNNNNNNNNNNNNNNNNNNNNNNNNNNNNNNNNNNNNNNNNNNNNNNNNNNNNNNNNNNNNNNNNNNNNNNNNNNNNNNNNNNNNNNNNNNNNNNNNNNNNNNNNNNNNNNNNNNNNNNNNNNNNNNNNNNNNNNNNNNNNNNNNNNNNNNNNNNNNNNNNNNNNNNNNNNAGGTTTAAGGTTACCCTCcccaccaccatcgccatcgATCAGTTACTTGGTCAGTTCATTGATGTNNNNNNNNNNNNNNNNNNNNNNNNNNNNNNNNNNNNNNNNNNNNNNNNNNNNNNNNNNNNNNNNNNNNNNNNNNNNNNNNNNNNNNNNNNNNNNNNNNNNNNNNNNNNNNNNNNNNNNNNNNNNNNNNNNNNNNNNNNNNNNNNNNNNNNNNNNNNNNNNNNNNNNNNNNNNNNNNNNNNNNNNNNNNNNNNNNNNNNNNNNNNNNNNNNNNNNNNNNNNNNNNNNNNNNNNNNCCACGTTCGCGTTTgtgtcttccccttcttcctggccattcatttttctttcccatctcctcttccctcctcttcttccatcacccccttctccttttattccccCACTTCCTATTCCCGatctccattccccttccacctctcccctctttccatttcctctcctcattccccatcccttctccttccccatttccctctcccttacccactTCCCCTTaccatctcccctcttttccgcTCCCTTTaacccttcccatctccctcccttccccctatccttctctccttcccatctcccttcctcttatcccttcccttcccccttcccatctccctcccccacccctatccttcccctccttacccttttcccttcccatctccctctcttgtctctttctcctaaccatctccctcccctacccctatcattctcccctctccatctcccttcctcttcccctccccttcccctccttacacatttcccctcctcatctccctccctcacccctatccttcccctccttccctatcaccgtttcctcttttccccttgccATCTCTCGcagcttccccttttccctttaccatctctcccttttcccttttccatctctcccttttccccttgccatctctccctttcccccttaccatctctcccttttccccttaccatCTCTCGCAGCCAAAATGACACGCCCGATGCCCACGTGTGCCAGAGCGTGACACATGTGACACCCTTGGCACATGTCAAGCCAACCCCCGAGAGACTCACGGGGAACGGCATTCAATTTCCACTcacctgaaaagagagagaaaataagaattaaaatNNNNNNNNNNNNNNNNNNNNNNNNNNNNNNNGGAAGTTGTGGTTTATCGTGGCATAAACCACAAATATACTGGAgagtaataaaagtataaataaattgattaatgagTTGGTAGAAAAATTAAAANNNNNNNNNNNNNNNNNNNNNNNNNNNNNNNNNNNNNNNNNNNNNNNNNNNNNNNNNNNNNNNNNNNNNNNNNNcacttgcgtgtgtgtgtatgtaaaaatataaatagcctttagtgaataaataaaacagattgCACANNNNNNNNNNNNNNNNNNNNNNNNNNNNNNNNNNNNNNNNNNNNNNNNNNNNNNNNNNNNNNNNNNNNNNNNNNNNNNNNNNNNNNNNNNNNNNNNNNNNNNNNNNNNNNNNNNNNNNNNNNNNNNNNNNNNNNNNNNNNNNNNNNNNNNNNNNNNNNNNNNNNNNNNNNNNNNNNNNNNNNNNNNNNNNNNNNNNNNNNNNNNNNNNNNNNNNNNNNNNNNNNNNNNNNNNNNNNNNNNNNNNNNNNNNNNNNNNNNNNNNNNNNNNNNNNNNNNNNNNNNNNNNNNNNNNNNNNNNNNNNNNNNNNNNNNNNNNNNNNNNNNNNNNNNNNNNNNNNNNNNNNNNNNNNNNNNNNNNNNNNNNNNNNNNNNNNNNNNNNNNNNNNNNNNNNNNNNNNNNNNNNNNNNNNNNNNNNNNNNNNNNNNNNNNNNNNNNNNNNNNNNNNNNNNNNNNNNNNNNNNNNNNNNNNNNNNNNNNNNNNNNNNNNNNNNNNNNNNNNNNNNNNNNNNNNNNNNNNNNNNNNNNNNNNNNNNNNNNNNNNNNNNNNNNNNNNNNNNNNNNNNNNNNNNNNNNNNNNNNNNNNNNNNNNNNNNNNNNNNNNNNNNNNNNNNNNNNNNNNNNNNNNNNNNNNNNNNNNNNNNNNNNNNNNNNNNNNNNNNNNCCCGCTCGACCCATTCCGCCAAAAGGCATAATCCCATCCTTGCCGAATCTCCCTCCGTGGCTGCGATCCGCGGCGTAAAAATAGACGGAAAGGCGTTAGCTGTAAATGATACCGCAATCGAGGCCCAGCGATTGGGCCAATCAGACATGAGCCAATCAACGAGCAATTCTGNNNNNNNNNNNNNNNNNNNNNNNNNNNNNNNNNNNNNNNNNNNNNNNNNNNNNNNNNNNNNNNNNNNNNNNNNNNNNNNNNNNNNNNNNNNNNNNNNNNNNNNNNNNNNNNNNNNNNNNNNCAGCTTAAAGAAACGATAACAAACATATCAAACCCcttataaaaaacataacaaaaacgtTGAAAATTAAACGTCTAAAagaaaaacgcaaacacacattaaaaacagaggaaaaaacggACGGATCCTTGATGTCGCTCCCACTGCAAGAGTCGAATCATGGCCGCTTTCCCGCTCGACCGAAGCGGCTCCGAAAACCCTTGACGAAACAGACGAAAAGGAACGAGAAGCAATAAGCGGGAAGAGAACAAATAAACCGAACAACTTAAGCCAAATAAGAGTTGAAGAGGGCAATGCAGGGGAGACGGGAGGGAACCGAGGGCGAGGCGAGAGCGACCCGACAGCGAGGCAATAGGCGAGAGCGAGGCGAGAGCGAGACAAGAGCGACCCGACAACAAGGCAAGAGGCGAGAGCGAGGCGAGAGGGAGCCGAGAGCGACCCAACAACACGGCAagaggcgagagcgagggcgaggaggggagccGAGAGCGACCCGACAACAAGGCAAGAGGCGAGAGCGAGGCGAGAGGGAGCCGAGAGCGACCCGACAACAAGGCAAGAGGCGAGAGCGAGGCGAGAGGGAGCCGAGAGCGACCCGACAACAAGGCAAgaggcgagggcgaggcgagAGGGAGCCGAGAGCGACCCGACAACAAGGCAAGAGGCGAGAGCGAGGCGAGAGGGAGCCGAGAGCGACCCGACAACAAGGCAAGAGGCGAGAGCGAGGCGAGAGGGAGCCGAGAGCGACCCGACAACAAGGCAAGAGGCGAGAGCGAGGCGAGAGGGAGCCGAGAGCGACCCGACAACAAGGCAAGAGGCGAGAGCGAGGCGAGAGGGAGCCGAGAGCGACCCGAAACAAGGCAAGAGGCGAGAGCGAGGCGAGAGGGAGCCGAGAGCGACCCGACAACAAGGCAAGAGGCGAGAGCGAGGCGAGAGGGAGCCGAGAGCGACCCGACAACAAGGCAAGAGGCGAGAGCGAGGCGAGAGGGAGCCGAGAGCGACCCGACAACAAGGCAAGAGGCGAGAGCGAGGCGAGAGCGAGGCGAGAGCGAGGCGAGAGCGAGGCGAGTCGGTAGACCTGCATCGTCGTCCTGAAGTGGGTTCATCTCCTGCCCGGCCTCGCCATGGACAACGCCAACCTCCCTTATNNNNNNNNNNNNNNNNNNNNNNNNNNNNNNNNNNNNNNNNNNNNNNNNNNNNNNNNNNNNNNNNNNNNNNNNNNNNNNNNNNNNNNNNNNNNNNNNNNNNNNNNNNNNNNNNNNNNNNNNNNNNNNNNNNNNNNNNNNGAGCCACAGACAAGTGCAGGTGATCGCCGATCTTCCACGCNNNNNNNNNNNNNNNNNNNNNNNNNNNNNNNNNNNNNNNNNNNNNNNNNNNNNNNNNNNNNNNNNNNNNNNNNNNNNNNNNNNNNNNNNNNNNNNNNNNNNNNNNNNNNNNNNNNNNNNNNNNNNNNNNNNNNNNNNNNNNNNNNNNNNNNNNNNNNNNNNNNNNNNNNNNNNNNNNNNNNNNNNNNNNNNNNNNNNNNNNNNNNNNNNNNNNNNNNNNNNNNNNNNNNNNNNNNNNNNNNNNNNNNNNNNNNNNNNNNNNNNNNNNNNNNNNNNNNNNNNNNNNNNNNNNNNNNNNNNNNNNNNNNNNNNNNNNNNNNNNNNNNNNNNNNNNNNNNNNNNNNNNNNNNNNNNNNNNNNNNNNNNNNNNNNNNNNNNNNNNNNNNNNNNNNNNNNNNNNNNNNNNNNNNNNNNNNNNNNNNNNNNNNNNNNNNNNNNNNNNNNNNNNNNNNNNTTCTCTCTCTCTGGTGCAGAAGGTTGGAACACGNNNNNNNNNNNNNNNNNNNNNNNNNNNNNNNNNNNNNNNNNNNNNNNNNNNNNNNNNNNNNNNNNNNNNNNNNNNNNNNNNNNNNNNNNNNNNNNNNNNNNNNNNNNNNNNNNNNNNNNNNNNNNNNNNNNNNNNNNNNNNNNNNNNNNNNNNNNNNNNNNNNNNNNNNNNNNNNNNNCGAGGCAGCAGCAGCAATTCCCTCCTCACCCGATCGCCacgagtcacccccccccccccccgctcactcGACCGACGTTCGGCCAGGGACAAAGAAGCTCCTTTACACTACACATACTCATCCTCCTGAAAGCCGAGCATGAAGGGGGATCGAAGCGTTCAAGGATAATGGCTGGTTTactgggaaagagggggagaNNNNNNNNNNNNNNNNNNNNNNNNNNNNNNNNNNNNNNNNNNNNNNNNNNNNNNNNNNNNNNNNNNNNNNNNNNNNNNNNNNNNNNNNNNNNNNNNNNNNNNNNNNNNNNNNNNNNNNNNNNNNNNNNNNNNNNNNNNNNNNNNNNNNNNNNNNNNNNNNNNNNNNNNNNNNNNNNNNNNNNNNNNNNNNNNNNNNNNNNNNNNNNNNNNNNNNNNNNNNNNNNNNNNNNNNNNNNNNNNNNNNNNNNNNNNNNNNNNNNNNNNNNNNNNNNNNNNNNNNNNNNNNNNNNNNNNNNNNNNNNNNNNNNNNNNNNNNNNNNNNNNNNNNNNNNNNNNNNNNNNNNNNNNNNNNNNNNNNNNNNNNNNNNNNNNNNNNNNNNNNNNNNNNNNNNNNNNNNNNNACTAAAACTCCCAATCATNNNNNNNNNNNNNNNNNNNNNNNNNNNNNNNNNNNNNNNNNNNNNNNNNNNNNNNNCAGCTGACCCGCANNNNNNNNNNNNNNNNNNNNNNNNNNNNNNNNNNNNNNNNNNNNNNNNNNNNNNNNNNNNNNNNNNNNNNNNNNNNNNNNNgttaccatattatcattatacccattTTCTCACCCACACCCAGAGGGCAGGGAAGAgctaaaggaggggggaggttgagagGTTNNNNNNNNNNNNNNNNNNNNNNNNNNNNNNNNNNNNNNaagggggagaagagggatggtGACGCAGACCTCGACGCAGAAGGGGGAACAGTTCCGTCCCTCCGTCCGCACTCAGTCACCACNNNNNNNNNNNNNNNNNNNNNNNNNNNCGCTATCTGACTCCTCCTCCATCGTCACAAAAGACCATAATAAACAACGCCATGATAACGAAGAAAACGCAACTGAAAGGAGGCAGGAGACAAAAATGGTGGAAAATGGCGGGCAGAGGGCGGCTATACAAAAGCAGTAAAGAACGAGATAATGCGATCGGGTAATTGTTATGCTGATGGGGGACTGCTACCAAGGTGTCCTACGNNNNNNNNNNNNNNNNNNNNNNNNNNNNNNNNNNNNNNNNNNNNNNNNNNNNNNNNNNNNNNNNNNNNNNNNNNNNNNNNNNNNNNNNNNNNNNNNNNNNNNNNNNNNNNNNNNNNNNNNNNNNNNNNNNNNNNNNNNNNNNNNNNNNNNNNNNNNNNNNNNNNNNNNNNNNNNNNNNNNNNNNNNNNNNNNNNNNNNNNNNNNNNNNNNNNNNNNNNNNNNNNNNNNNNNNNNNNNNNNNNNNNNNNNNNNNNNNNNNNNNNNNNNNNNNNNNNNNNNNNNNNNNNNNNNNNNNNNNNNNNNNNNNNNNNNNNNNNNNNNNNNNNNNNNNNNNNNNNNNNNNNNNNNNNNNNNNNNNNNNNNNNNNNNNNNNNNNNNNNNNNNNNNNNNNNNNGTCAGTGCAGTCTCTGTCCATCCACCTTTCCGCCTTGAACTCCATCGCTCCCCTGCCCGTTCTCCTTACTGAGACGAGTTCAAGTTCCTCCTTAAAAACCCTGACCCTCCATNNNNNNNNNNNNNNNNNNNNNNNNNNNNNNNNNNNNNNNNNNNNNNNNNNNNNNNNNNNNNNNNNNNNNNNNNNNNNNNNNNNNNNNNNNNNNNNNNNNNNNNNNNNNNNNNNNNNNNNNNNNNNNNNNNNNNNNNNNNNNNNNNNNNNNNNNNNNNNNNNNNNNNNNNNNNNNCAATAGAATAAGTAAGAAAaactgaaggagagaaaaaagtgggcAGAAGCATGGAAGAGGAGGCATCCGTAGCCAGTCCATCAAAAAGTGATAATTTCCTACCGCCGGAGGGCCTCAGCGGTGGATTATGTGCTGGTCTCGGGTCATTACCTCATGGGGACCCACAGAGACTCCAGCTGATTGGCCAGTCACCCTCACCTTGTAACAAAGCATGCGATTGGTCCACACGTTGTCATGACGTTTAGAAGCCGCGCTCCCATTGGCGGAGAGGCATTTCCCTCGGGCAACTCCTTTGTTGACGGGAGTCAGCTGATATCCAAGGCCACGTGGGCTTCGCAACAGCTGATACAGAGCGAGGGACGAGGCGACGGACCAATGCAGGTCCACAAAGCGAGCCACAAAGCGAGACAAAGGAATAAAAGATGCTCGCATTCGAGAATGAGTGACGAATGGATACAgggcaagaaaagaagagatagatgatCTGCAAATAAaccaagaaagaaacagagaacaaGGAAAATACCACGCGGGCAGAAACGAGAGAAATAAATTCCCGGACGCGAAACAGGAGAAGCGTCCGGTGAAAGAAAAGGACTAAACCGGTCAATCTCgaatgatttacaaaaaaaaaaacactattttatGGTCCAAGTGTAAACTATGCCAGACTCCCGtgacaacaatataaaaatataaaccttaAAACACACTTTACCAAtgccacaaaaggaaaaaaaacaaacttagacCCTAGAGCATGNNNNNNNNNNNNNNNNNNNNNNNNNNNNNctaccattattaccattacctttgTTAACGACCGGTNNNNNNNNNNNNNNNNNNNNNNNNNNNNNNNNNNNNNNNNNNNNNACGATACTAGTATCACACATACCATTTATATTCTCGAAAACAGAAGCCCATCAACAAGAGAGAATTCACACGGGTTTGCCTCGCTGAGCCCTCCAACCCAGACTCGACTGCCACGATAAAAACATNNNNNNNNNN
Encoded proteins:
- the LOC119590896 gene encoding FHA domain-containing protein DDL-like: MSLPLGDGREPRARRERPDSEAIGESEARARQERPDNKARGESEARGSRERPNNTARGESEGEEGSRERPDNKARGESEARGSRERPDNKARGESEARGSRERPDNKARGEGEARGSRERPDNKARGESEARGSRERPDNKARGESEARGSRERPDNKARGESEARGSRERPDNKARGESEARGSRERPETRQEARARREGAESDPTTRQEARARREGAESDPTTRQEARARREGAESDPTTRQEARARRERGESEARARRVGRPASSS